The Pongo abelii isolate AG06213 chromosome 19, NHGRI_mPonAbe1-v2.0_pri, whole genome shotgun sequence genome includes the window atcTTTGCCGACCCCTGGGTGTGTGTGACGGGGACCGCGCACGTGCAGCTCACACTGAGCGGTGGACAGACTTCTTTGGGGTCAGTGCTGGGGGTGGGACCCAGGAGCTGGGATCCTGGGCCAGGTGCTGGCCTTCCTGTCTGGCCCTGGTGCACCCTGCTTCTGCCTGGAGCTCTCAGCTGGCCAGGCGAGGAGGCAGAGGTCCTGTGAGTGGTGGAGGCCAATGGAATGGGAGGTTGTTGGGCTGACAGCCCCCGAGTGCCTGCCCACAGCTCCTAGGTGCTTTGCGGAGGAGGCTGCTATGCCCTGCCGCCAGCCACACTGTCCCCTTGTCTGCTGCTGAGCTCCTGCTGCCTTTCAAGGCCTTCTCTGGCTacctcctcagtctcccatggTCCTGCAGGCTCTCTCGCCGTTTCTGAGTGCCCATAAACGTTTGTCCCTGTTGAGACGTGGTGTGGTGGATGAAAAGTAGGGCTCTGGGGTCTCCTCGCTGGGCCCAAATCCTGATGGCACCAGCAGGTGCgttacctctctgtgcctcagtttcctcatctgcagaagGAGAATGGCGAGCCCCTGCAGCCAGTGCAGCCAATACTCGTGGTGCACGGAGCGCTCGCAGGGCTCGCGAACACTCTCAGCTCCATGTCCACTGGTGTGGTTGCTGTTGGAAAGCAATGGTGTGAGCTGGTTCCAGGCACGGGTGTGGAGTCCCTGGGCAGGGCCGTGGGAGGCCTTATCACTgcctcttgcctcagtttccccctctctGGATGAACCTGGCACCGATCCCTCGGGGTCGCTGTGGGGTCTGAGAGCAGTCGCTCCCGCAGGTGCATCTGCagacacagcaggaggtgaagcTGCGCATGACGGGCATGGCGCTGCGGGTGGTGCGTACCGACGGCATCCTGGCACTCTACAGCGGCCTGAGCGCCTCACTGTGCAGACAGGTGCGTGGTGTGTGCCAGCCTTGGGCTCCCCATGGCCCCTCAGGGCTCCCAGACTGGGAGGTTGAGTCCTGGGGGCTCAACACTGGGGGCTGAGTCCTGCAGTGGTATCCAAGCTACTTCCGTCCCCTTTGCAAGATTTTGTGCAAGGAAGGACCCACCAGGCCGAGAGCTGGTGACCCCATGGTGGGCCTTCCATGGGCACCCACCCAGTTTGCAGGGCTGGGCCTGAGACCGCCACTTaccagtggggaaactgaggcccagggagtgAGAAGGCAGGGTGCAGCTCTAGATTTGTGAACTGGCTCAGCCACATGCTGGCACAGTGGCCTTGGGAAGGCCCCTCAGGGTCCCTGTGGCCCCTCGGGCTGAGGGGGATCCCTGGCTGGGCCGGGTGGCGAGGCTGAGGGGTGTGGGGTGTGCCCGCCCCTCCAAGCCAGGCCCTTCTCCCCCAGATGACCTACTCCCTGACTCGGTTCGCCATCTACGAGACTGTGCGGGACCGCGTGGCCAAGGGCAGCCAGGGGCCTCTCCCCTTCCACCAGAAGGTGTTGCTGGGCTCCGTCAGCGGTGAGCTGCCGGGCGGGAGGGGCGTGGGGCGGTCAGGTCGAGGACGCCATGTGTCAGCACGGCTCGTCTTTGGGGTTTGTGTCACCGCAGGTTTAGCTGGAGGCTTTGTGGGGACGCCTGCGGACTTGGTCAACGTCAGGTTGgtgtcccccaccccacctgcaAGGCCAGGGGCTTTCTTGTCCCCAGACAGGCCAGGGCCTGCCAGGGCCGCTTGCAGGGTGCGGTCAGCCTGGAACAAGCCGCTGAGACTCTGGTGTCCTGGGCATAGGAGGGTGGGTGTCCCTGAGCCCCGGCGTGCCCTGTCCTGTGGGCCCCGCTGACCAGCATGAGCTCCCCTGTGCTGCCAGGGATGCCCATGCCCCTTGGCCCGCCCGCCCCTCCCGCTGCCTGCTTCTGTTTCAGGATGCAGAACGATGTGAAGCTGCCCCAGGGTCAGCGGCGCAAGTGAGTCATGGGCAGCCCTGCCTTCTCGGGGTGGTTGGGGTGCAGGAGGCTCGGGCGGGAGCAGACCCCTCGCTGCTCTGCCGTGACCTAGCTGGGAGTGCAGCAGGCCGCGGTGCCCGCACGGTCCATGGAGGGTCCTGACGACTGTTCTGGACTCGGGAGTGTCACTCCGCCCCCCCAGGACCTTTGGGTTCTTCCTGTGGGGAGAGCCTTGTTGGATTGGGGGCTGGGCCTGTTTGCACCTCAGGGCGGTGAGTGCGGAGGTGAACGCCCCAGGTATGGAGAGAGGGCATGCAACAGAAACGCCCAAAGGAGGCGCTGCCTCCCTGCCCAGCTCAGGGCAGCTGTGCCCTCCTGCCACGGCCTGGGGCCTTTCCAGGGCCCAGAGTCCGCTCCAACTGCAGCGTGAgccacttcccccaccccttccAAGGACCCCTGGGGAGTTCTGGCTTCTAGCTGTGCACACAGACTGTGTTCCCCCAGGACCCTGGGGGCTGGCGGGCAGGAGGCCTACATGCTAGGAGTGGTGCCCAGCCAGGGACTCTGTTGGAAAAAATGGAACCTCCTCCCTGAAGGCCGGGTGGGGCGGGCAAGGTGGCTGTGGGACGGCAGGACCAGCCTCAGATGTTCCCAGGGAGAGATCTTCAGGCCCATGAGGCCTCTGCTTCCTCGAGAACCCCCGGCCTGCATCGGGGCCGGGAGGACCCTCTGTGGGAGCCGGTGGTCAGGAGGAGTCTCATGTGGTCATTCTGTGTCCCCGGCAGCTACGCCCACGCGCTGGATGGCCTGTACCGCGTGGCTCGTGAAGGTGAGGGGCAGGTGCTGTGCACAGGCAGGGGTCTGGGGTGCAGGCAGGGGTCTCGGGTGCAGGCAGGGTGGGCAGCACTGTACAAGACTGGGTGCCGAGGGATTTGGGCCAGGTGCCTGGCCTCACCCCTTGCCTCACCCCTTCCTTGTGCAGAGGGTCTCAGGAGACTGTTCTCAGGTGCAACCATGGCATCCAGCCGAGGGGCCTTAGTCACTGTGGGCCAGGTAGGCCTCCTGCGTGGGGTGGGTGTGGGCAGTGCCTGTGACCACTGATTTCCCTCTTCAGAGGGGCCATAGAACAAGTCACTGGGCGCCGAAACCCTCCTGGGGAGCCACCAGCTGTGACTttgtggggcagggtggggggtaCGGGTGGGTCAGGGCTGCAGCCTGTGAAGGACCTCGGGCAGGTGCCTCCCCTGTCTGGGCCtcacggacggacggacggacggagcAGGTGCTTGGCCATTGCCAGGTGGTGTCGCTTGGGGCCCTGTGTGCTTTCCCCAAGCTGGGGTCCCCCCTACAGCCCTGACCGCCCTTGTGCCCGTGCAGCTGTCCTGCTACGACCAGGCCAAGCAGCTGGTCCTTAGCACCGGGTACCTCTCCGACAACATCTTCGCTCACTTTGTTGCCAGCTTTATTGCGGTAAGTGGCCGGCGTGGCTAGGCTGGGCGTCCCTGGGCCGGCCTTGGGCGCTGAGGGCACCCAGGATGGGGCGAGGGCTGGGGGACGCGGGGGCCTTGGGCATCTGGCAGTGCCCCCTGGGGCTCATAAGTGGGTGCCAGGGCTTTGGGAGCTCATGGGTCAGCCTGGTGCCCCCGCCAGCATGTTCCTGGCCTGCCCTGGGAGTCAGGTTGAGGGGCTGGCATGTGGGTGGGATTCGGCAATGGTGCCTGGGGTACCTGACAGGCCGCTGGTGACGAGCCCCCTCCTCAGGGTGGATGTGCCACGTTCCTGTGTCAGCCCTTGGATGTGCTGAAGACCCGCCTGATGAACTCCAAGGGGGAGTATCAGGTGAGTGGCGCCCTGCCTGTGCAGTTGGGCTGCACAGCCCAGCGAGTCCCCTCACCTCTCCTGGGGGTGGTCACTCGCACTGGGGACACGGGGAAGGGTGTCCCTCCCTTCTAGTTGCCTGTCTGTGCACAGCACTTGCCTTGGGAGAGAGTCGTGCCTTTGAATGCCtttgccttgtttttgtttttaaagaagacttcttggcccagcgcagtggctcatgcctgtaaccccagcactttgggagcctgaggcgggcagaccgCTTGagtctaagagttcaagaccagcctgggcaacatattgaaaccctgtctctaccaaaaatacaaaaattaggggccaggtgcggtggctcatgcctataatcccagcactttgggaggccgaggcaagcgaagcacctgaggtaaggagttcaagaccagcctggccaacatggtgaaactccttctctactgaaaatacaaaaaattagctgggcgtggtggcgggcacctgtaatcccagctacttgggaggctgaggcaggagaatcgcttgaacctgggaggtggaggttgcagtgagccgagatcacaccattgcaccccagcctgggcaacaagagtgaaactgtctcaaaaaaacaaaacaaaacaaaaattagtcaggcttggtggcgcatgcctgtggttccagctacacaggaggctgaggtgggataatcccttgagcccaggaggtccaggccacagtgagccgagattgcactactgcattccagcctgggtgacagagtgagactctgtcttaaaacatttcttttcggccaggcgcggtggctcacacctgtaatcccaacattttgggaggccaaggcgggcagatcacaagtcaggagctggagaccagcctgaccaacatggtgaaaccccgtctctactaaaaatgcaaaaaagttagctgggcctggtggcgcacgcctgtaatcccagctactcaggaggctgaggcaggagaattgcttgaactcgggaggcggaggttgcagtgagccgagattgcaccactgcactccagcctgggtgacagagcgagactctgtcttaaaaaaaaaaaaaaaaaaaatacattcttttctttttttttcccccctcactgcaacctccacctcctgggatcaagtgattctcctgcctcagcctcccaagtagctgggattacaggcgcctgccaccatgcccggctaatttttcgtatttttagtagagacggggtttcaccatgttggccaggctggtcttgaactcctgacctcgtgatccactcgcctcggcctcccaaagtgctgggattacaggcacgcgccaccactcctggctaatttttgtatttttagtagagacaaggtttcgccatgttcgccaggctggtggtcttgaactcctggcctgaagtgatctgccacctcagcctcccgaagtgctgggattacaggcgtgagccactgcgcccggccaaaacatTTCTTTCACAGATTAACAGAGGTGGTGCTGTTCATGGCAGTCTGTGCCTCATAGGTGCTCTGGGTCTCCTGCCTCGGGCCCCTGCCAACTCCGTGGGGCTTCCACGTTTGCAGAGCCTGTGGCTCTGTCCCTGTTCTTCTCCCTGACCCTGCTGTACTGCATCCCTGGTTCTCATGGTTTTGTTCACAGCCCCATCTGCCCACTGGACCCTGGGCTGCACCCTCGGGCCCTGGTTATACCGCATGAGCAGACAGGGTGGCCGTTGAGCTGGCCGGTGCCTGCAGACCTGTGGTCACCTGTTACCAGCCAGCAACCGCCgctcacacccacacccacaccccacattGAGAGTGCCcaggccaccgtgcctggctggtgcCTGGGAGGGGATTTTCGTTGCCTGTTCGGTGAGAAGCAGCCTTTTTGATTGTTTCACTGCGTTTTCTGCAGGGCGTTTTCCACTGTGCCGTGGAGACGGCGAAGCTCGGGCCTCTGGCCTTTTACAAGGTGCAGTGGTGGCGGCAGTGGCGGCTTGGGCAATGGGGAGTGGGTCCCTTCGGGCTCTGTGTCTCTCATtttccctgtctccctccagGGCCTCGTCCCAGCTGGCATCCGCCTCATCCCCCACACCGTGCTCACTTTTGTGTTTCTGGAACAGCTACGCAAAAACTTTGGCATCAAAGTGCCATCCTGACCGGCCGTGGGAATGGCTGGGTTGCCAGGCCAGCCACGCTAGGTTCTTCCAAAGAGTCCCAAGCCCAGCATCTGCTCCTGGGGCCACGACCTCCCCGGCCGTGGCCACCTGTCCTCCGCAGCAGGCCCCTGCTATCCCCCCACCTGCTGGCTGAGCTCCTCCTGGCCTCGTCCCCTCTCAGCTGTAGCTGCACCACCCCCCTGCTCTGGCTCCCAGGCTCTCCCGGCTGGGCACTGCGTGGCCTTGCCTCTCTCCCGCTGGCAGCTCCTCAGGGGAACAGGGGCTACCAGAGGCTGATTTCTCCCCTCTCCTGGGCCAGGGGAGAGGTATTatccctgcctcctgcccctgAGGCCCAAAGCAGCATCTTCCAGCACTTTCCATCGAGGACTCGGGTGGCAGTTTGGGTGCACCCTGGCTGTTGCTCACCCAAGTGCTAGCTGTGCACTTTGTGTCCGCTGAGAGCGACCAGACCTTCCATGTCCTTGGGCAGCTGCAACTCCCCCCAAGACCCCGCGGCTGGGTGGGATGAACAAACAATGCAGACCACGAGCAAGTGCCTGGGAGGGAGGGGCCCAGAGTGGTTCTGGAGCCATTGTGGGTGAGGGTCGAGGGCCACCGAGGTCCCGCGCACCGCCATCTGCCCTGCAGTGGCTTTAACAGTTAGTTTTGCCAAAGCCTCTCCACTCACCAGCAGGCGGTCTCTGTCTTCAGGGATTGTGCCTGCGTCCCTCGGGCCCCTGGGCCCTCCTGCTTGGCTCCCTGGGGGAATGGCCCAGGCGGGCTGCGGTTCCTCCTCAGGGCCTTCTCCCCGACAAAGAGTCCGACGGGATGGatgctgcatcctctgcctccctggtcgCTGGGCTTCACCCCACCTGGGAAGGGCGGTGTGCTCTGTGGGGGCTGCAATCAATAAATGCTGGGAGCTGCCACGTCTGTTCCTGCCTGCACTGCCTGCCCGCTGGCTGCCTTGCTGTCCAGACCAGCAGGACCCCCTGCACCCCCTAAGGAGGACAATGCCAAGGCCTTCTGGGGAGGAGCCAGGGTCCTTGCTGTGCATTTGGGAGGCCTTTGGGTGAAGGAATTGGGAAGTAGGAGGAACCAAAACCGGTGTGGGGGGAAGAGAACGAGACGGTGAGGGTGGGGTTGAGGGGTCTCAGACATTGTAGACTCCATGAGGCCACCCCACTAACAGCaagcactaatttttttttttttttggacaggatctggctctgtcattcaggctggagtgcagtggcacgatcctggcttaCTAACctgggcctcctgggctcaaaccagtcttctacctcagccttccaagtagctggtgctatgggcgtgcaccatcacacctggctaatttttgtatgtttttgtagagttggggtctctcaatgttacccaggctggtcccaaactcctgagctcaggggatctgcccaccttggcctcccaaagacgccccccccttttttttttaagacagggtcttactgtgtcgctcaggctggagtgcagtggtgcaaacagcctgtagtcccagctacttggaaggctgaggtgggatcgcttaagcctgcaagttcgaggctgcagtgagctatgatcacatcactgcactccagcctgggtgacagagcgagaccccatttcaaaaaaagaatgtaatggtGAGCTGGGTGTGGcctctcatgcttgtaatcccagcactgtgggaggctgaggcaagatcttttgagcccaggaattcgagactagcctggacgaTATGGTGAGATCCCCATCtgtatagaaaatttaaaaattacctgagcatcatggcacgcacctgtagtcccagctacttgggaggctgaggtgggaagattacttgagcccaggagatttaGGCcacggtgagccatgattgtgccactgcactccagcctggacaacagagcaagaccctgtctcagaaaaaaaaaaaatctttgatatCCTCGAATATCCATTCAGTGCTCAAATTTCTCTGACTGCCATGTGCATTTTGTGAAGAGCTGGTTTTGTTTGAACTGGGGACCAGCGGGAGCTCTGAGGTTTGTACATGGTACCCAGTGCCCAGGTTGGAAATTCACAGCCAGGGAGTGGGTAGCTAGGTTCAGGGGGAAGGCTGCTGCTTCCTGAGAAACCAGGTGGTTCAGAAAGGCAGCTCTAGCCAGCAAATCCCAAAATCTGGAGGTGCAGGGACCACATTCTCAGAGCTGCTTTGATGGGAGCCCTGGAGGAAGCAGCCGTCATGCCAGGGCACCGGGGCCACCCCAGAGGCTGGCATCACCCCCAGCCCTTCCCTGCAGTCAGCCCCACTGGGACAGTGCCAGTCAGGGGATGAAAGTGCCCAGTCTGGTTTGGCAGGGCCAGGCCTGGCAGTGGGCCAACACAGGGCAGGGTgcagagggtggggtgggagaggaggccAGTGGGCAGGGCTCCTTACCCACCCTCCACAGAAGCCACAGCTCCCCAGGGCCAGGGCACAGGCCCAGGGTGGGGGTAGGTCAGAGGGGATGTCAGTCCCGGGGTTTCACGGCTCCTTACCCCACAGGCCCTGCAGGCTACCTGGTCCGAAGGCCAGAAGCCAGTCAGTTTCATGCTTGGGGGCCAGGGACAGATCTGGACCCTGCTGAGTCAGCATTTCAGCAGTCACCTGCTGAGTCAGCAGTCAtttcagtgcatttttttttttctccttttggatGGAtttttgctctatcacccaggctggagtgcagtggtgaggtctcggctcactgcaacctccacctaccgggttcaagtgattttcgtgcctcagtctcatgagtagctgggactacaggtgcacaccaccaagcttggctcctttttgtatttttagtagagatgaggtttcaccatattggccaggctggtctcgaactgctgacctcaagtgatccacccccttcagcctcccaaaagttctgggattacaggcatgagccaccacatccagcctccaTGCATTTTTTTAAGTGACTTCACAGTTTACAAAAAGTTACACAATAATCATTTATTGTCAAGAAATTTCAACAAGGATGCCAAGACAATTCGGTGGGGAAAGAAAACTCTATTCGCCtggcgtgggggctcacacctgtaatcccagcactttgggaggccgaggcaggtggatcttctgaggtcaggccaacatggtgaaatcctgtctctgctaaaaataccaaaaaattacccaggcatggtggagcacaccagtcccagctactccacaggctgaggcaggagaatcgcttgaacccgggaggcagaggttgcagtgagccaagattgcaccactgcactccagcctgggcaagaagaacaaaactgtctcaaaaaacaaacttctGTGCTTTAAAGGACGCCGCCATGAAAGTGGGAGACAGTCCGCATAATGGGGGGAAATCTCTGTAAATCATATCAGATAAGGGACTACAGTCTAGAACATATAAGAAAACTTACAAGAAAGAATTTTGTTAATGGCACAGGATGggaaagaaggtatacaaatggccaacaaacacatgagaaACCACTCAGCATTATCAgttattaaggaaatgcaaatcaaaaccaccacaGATGCCGCAGCATCCACTAGACTAAAATCAAAAGGACAGAAACCGACAAGTGttagtgaggctgtggagaaattagaaccatCCAGCGCTGCTGGGAACGGAGGGTGGTGTGGCGTCTGTGGAGCacagtctggcagttcttcaaagtgttaaacacagagttaccaccTAACCCAGTAATTCCATGCCTCTGTACATAcccaggaggaaagaaaacatgTATTTATAGAAACTTGGACACAAATggagatgggcgtggtggtgcgtgcccgtagtcccagctacccaggagtctaaggtggaaagatcgcttgagcccagtagttcatgactagcctgggcaagttagtgagactccatctctacaaaaatttttaaatattagccaggcgtggtagcgcacgcctgtggtcccagctgttcgggaggctgaggtgggaggatcacttgagccggggaggtggaggctgcagtgagctgaaattgtaccactgcactccagcctgggcaacagagtgagaccctgtctcaataaacaaagaagcaaaatgaaaatgtagggccgggcgcggtggctcatgcctgtaatcccagcattttgggagcctaaAGCAGGAGAAtactgaggttaggagttcgagaccagcctgaccaacgtggtgaaaccttgtctctactaaaaatacaaaaaattagctgggtgtggtaataggcacctgtaacccagctaaggctgaggcgggagaatcgcttgaacctgggaggcgggggttgcagtgagctgagatcgcgccgctgcagtttagcctgggtgacagtgcgagactccgtctccaaaaaaaaaagaaaataaatgtagcaTTTAGGAGCATATACTGAGGTGGTAAAACAAAAAAGGCGAAACAGTCCCCATAAAGTCAGAAGGGTGTGGGTTGGGAAACCTGTAACTGGGAGGTGGCACCAGTGGCTTCTGGAAGCTTCTGAAACGCTGGTTCTGCTCCCCACCATAGCCTGAGCATCTGCCTTATCATCAATCACCTGGCTctctatattttccttttttttttttgagacgaagttttgctctttttgcccaggctggagtgcagtggtacaatcttggctcactgcaacctctgcctcccgggttcaagcaattctcttgcctcagcctcccaagtagctggcattacaggcatgtgccaccatgcccggctaattgttgtatttttagtagagacagggttttgccatgttggccaggctggtctcgaactcctgacctcaggtgatccacctgcctcggcctcccaaagtgctgagattttaggtgtgagccaccacacccagcctgaacctcatactttaaaaacatttttctgtgtgtggccgagggcagtggctcactcctgtaatcccagcactttgggagactgaggtgggcggatcacctgaggtcagaagttcaagaccagcctcaccaacatggagaaacctcgtctctactaaaaatacaaaattagccgggtgtggcggcccgtgcctgtaatcccagctacttgggaggctaaggcaggagaatcacttgaacctgggaggcggaggttgaagtgagccgagactgtgccactgcactccagcctagggaacaagagcgaaactccatctcaaaaaaacaaaaaataataataattattattatttttgagatggggtctcgctttgtcacccaggctggagtgagatggcacaataatagctcactgcagcttgaacttctaggctcaagcgatcctctggccttggcctcccatagccCTGGGacagcaggcatgagccatggcccAGCTGGTTTTCTGAAGTTATGGAGATTTTTATTGCAGTCTCATACCCGCTACACTTTTGTAAACCGCTGCATGCACGTCTGAAAAGAACACGTGTTGCCTCTCGGTTACACAGTTTAATTTGGGTATTCATGACTTTTTGATTAGGCATGCTAATTGTAATGTGcaaatcttcttcttttttttttttttttgagacaaggtttcgctcttattgcccaggctggggtacaatggctcagtctaggctcactgcaacctctgcctcctggattcaagcgattctcctgcctcagcctcctgagtagctgggactacaggcacctgccaccacacctggctaatttttgtatttttagtagagatgggttttcaccatgttggccaggctggtctcaaactcctgacctcaggtgatccgcctgccttggcctcccagaatgctgggacgataggcgtgagctgccgtgcccagcCATAATGTTTAAATCTTCTATGTCCTTGGTTGGTTGTGTTGAGCCGACCTTGTAAATTCCGATATCGCGTGTGAAAGGTTCTCCCTGTGGTTCTGGATCTGTCCAACCCTCTATGCACCTCACAGTCCTTCTTGATGTGATCCAGCCCTGGGTCTACACTTGCCGCTTTAGTCTCAGGTAAACATCTTAGTGGCACAGAGCCCACTAGTCTGCCCAGACAGGGAAGAGGCGGGTGAGTGGTGGCAAACCATGTgactcagttctttttttttttttgagatagagtttcgctcctgtcgcccaggctggagtgcagtggcaccatcttggctcactgtaacctccacctcccggttcaagtgattctcccgcctcagcctcccaagtagctggcattacaggcatgcgctgccatgcccagctaattttatatttttagtagagatgg containing:
- the SLC25A10 gene encoding mitochondrial dicarboxylate carrier isoform X1, which translates into the protein MAAEARVSRWYFGGLASCGAACCTHPLDLLKVHLQTQQEVKLRMTGMALRVVRTDGILALYSGLSASLCRQMTYSLTRFAIYETVRDRVAKGSQGPLPFHQKVLLGSVSGLAGGFVGTPADLVNVRMQNDVKLPQGQRRNYAHALDGLYRVAREEGLRRLFSGATMASSRGALVTVGQLSCYDQAKQLVLSTGYLSDNIFAHFVASFIAAAGDEPPPQGGCATFLCQPLDVLKTRLMNSKGEYQGVFHCAVETAKLGPLAFYKGLVPAGIRLIPHTVLTFVFLEQLRKNFGIKVPS
- the SLC25A10 gene encoding mitochondrial dicarboxylate carrier isoform X2, whose amino-acid sequence is MAAEARVSRWYFGGLASCGAACCTHPLDLLKVHLQTQQEVKLRMTGMALRVVRTDGILALYSGLSASLCRQMTYSLTRFAIYETVRDRVAKGSQGPLPFHQKVLLGSVSGLAGGFVGTPADLVNVRMQNDVKLPQGQRRNYAHALDGLYRVAREEGLRRLFSGATMASSRGALVTVGQLSCYDQAKQLVLSTGYLSDNIFAHFVASFIAGGCATFLCQPLDVLKTRLMNSKGEYQGVFHCAVETAKLGPLAFYKGLVPAGIRLIPHTVLTFVFLEQLRKNFGIKVPS
- the SLC25A10 gene encoding mitochondrial dicarboxylate carrier isoform X3 — its product is MTGMALRVVRTDGILALYSGLSASLCRQMTYSLTRFAIYETVRDRVAKGSQGPLPFHQKVLLGSVSGLAGGFVGTPADLVNVRMQNDVKLPQGQRRNYAHALDGLYRVAREEGLRRLFSGATMASSRGALVTVGQLSCYDQAKQLVLSTGYLSDNIFAHFVASFIAAAGDEPPPQGGCATFLCQPLDVLKTRLMNSKGEYQGVFHCAVETAKLGPLAFYKGLVPAGIRLIPHTVLTFVFLEQLRKNFGIKVPS